From a region of the Alphaproteobacteria bacterium genome:
- a CDS encoding C4-dicarboxylate TRAP transporter substrate-binding protein, whose amino-acid sequence MAGFTRAAAALALGLGVAFAAGAASAESYVLNVNTALTQDDPLYRGLEMFKERVEARTNGDLEIRIFPSSQLGKDEDVLEQARAGTNVAVVVDGGRLAVFVPEFGILGAPYLAQGFDGVRKVVTSDLFEEWVQKLHDTSGHQVLSFNWWQGERHLLTNVPVSTPADLAGVRMRTPGAPVWVETIRAMGAEPTPMGWTEVYTALQQSVIDAAEAQHPASYGQRLYEVIDHITKTGHINLITGVVTSAAWFDSLPAEYQAILREESLAAGDEASRLTQESLAEYERLFAEQGVTIDEIDVTPFVEATASVYDTLGYTALREQIRPILEQ is encoded by the coding sequence ATGGCAGGCTTCACCCGCGCCGCGGCGGCGCTGGCACTCGGACTCGGCGTGGCGTTCGCGGCCGGCGCTGCGTCGGCGGAAAGCTACGTGCTGAACGTCAATACCGCGCTGACCCAGGACGACCCGCTGTATCGCGGGCTGGAGATGTTCAAGGAGCGGGTGGAGGCGCGCACCAACGGCGACCTCGAGATCCGCATCTTCCCGTCCTCGCAGCTGGGCAAGGACGAGGACGTGCTGGAGCAGGCGCGCGCCGGCACCAACGTGGCGGTGGTGGTCGACGGCGGCCGGCTGGCGGTGTTCGTGCCGGAGTTCGGCATCCTCGGCGCGCCCTATCTCGCCCAGGGCTTCGACGGCGTGCGCAAGGTGGTCACCTCCGATCTGTTCGAGGAGTGGGTGCAGAAGCTGCACGACACCTCCGGCCACCAGGTGCTGTCGTTCAACTGGTGGCAGGGCGAGCGGCACCTGCTGACCAACGTCCCGGTCAGCACGCCCGCCGACCTGGCCGGCGTGCGCATGCGCACCCCCGGCGCGCCGGTGTGGGTGGAGACGATCCGCGCCATGGGCGCCGAGCCGACGCCGATGGGCTGGACCGAGGTCTACACCGCCCTGCAGCAGAGCGTGATCGACGCCGCCGAGGCGCAGCATCCGGCCAGCTACGGCCAGCGGCTGTACGAGGTGATCGACCACATCACCAAGACCGGGCATATCAACCTGATCACCGGCGTGGTCACCAGCGCGGCCTGGTTCGACAGCCTGCCGGCCGAGTACCAGGCGATCCTGCGCGAGGAATCGCTGGCCGCAGGCGACGAGGCGTCGCGGCTGACCCAGGAATCGCTGGCCGAGTACGAGCGGCTGTTCGCCGAGCAGGGCGTCACCATCGACGAGATCGACGTGACCCCGTTCGTCGAGGCGACCGCGTCGGTCTACGACACCCTCGGCTATACCGCGCTGCGCGAGCAGATCCGCCCGATCCTGGAACAATAG
- a CDS encoding Gfo/Idh/MocA family oxidoreductase: MARHRLAIVGLGMAVTPHAKGLQDLADRVEVAWAYSPTAARRQAIAERFGFPTCDSLQTILGDDSVDSVLVLTPPNTHLDIARQVAAAGKHLLLEKPLEVSTARAEMLVAACDAAGIVLGIVLQHRFRPAGRRLRALMAEGGLGALIGCSTGIRLWRPQSYYDVEGRGTLARDGGGVLLTQGIHTLDLMLSLTGPVADVAAYARTSPVHRMETEDQVAAAVRFANGALGTIDATTAAYPGYPERIELIFERATAVLAGTELAVHRHNGTVERIAADASPGGTGADPMAFPHDYHR; this comes from the coding sequence ATGGCACGACATCGGCTCGCCATCGTCGGGCTCGGCATGGCGGTCACCCCGCACGCCAAGGGCCTGCAGGATCTCGCCGACCGGGTCGAGGTCGCCTGGGCCTACAGCCCCACCGCGGCGCGGCGCCAGGCCATCGCCGAACGCTTCGGCTTTCCGACCTGCGACAGCCTGCAGACCATCCTCGGCGACGACAGCGTCGACAGCGTGCTGGTGCTGACCCCGCCCAACACCCACCTCGACATCGCCCGCCAGGTCGCCGCCGCCGGCAAGCACCTGCTGCTGGAAAAGCCGCTGGAGGTCTCCACCGCGCGGGCCGAGATGCTGGTCGCCGCCTGCGACGCCGCCGGCATCGTGCTCGGCATCGTGCTGCAGCACCGCTTCCGCCCGGCCGGCCGCCGGCTGCGCGCGCTGATGGCCGAGGGCGGGCTCGGCGCGCTGATCGGCTGCTCCACCGGCATCCGGCTATGGCGGCCGCAGAGCTATTACGACGTCGAGGGCCGCGGCACGCTGGCCCGCGACGGCGGCGGCGTGCTGCTGACCCAGGGCATCCACACGCTCGACCTGATGCTGTCGCTGACCGGCCCGGTGGCCGATGTCGCCGCCTATGCCCGCACCTCGCCGGTGCACCGGATGGAGACCGAGGACCAGGTCGCGGCCGCCGTGCGTTTCGCCAACGGCGCACTCGGCACCATCGACGCCACCACCGCCGCCTACCCCGGCTATCCGGAGCGGATCGAGCTGATCTTCGAGCGGGCGACCGCGGTGCTGGCCGGCACCGAGCTCGCCGTCCACCGCCACAACGGCACGGTCGAACGGATCGCCGCCGACGCCTCGCCCGGCGGCACCGGCGCCGACCCGATGGCCTTCCCGCACGACTATCACCGC
- a CDS encoding TRAP transporter large permease: protein MTLLAVTFFVLMLLGMPIAFAIGIAGFSFFLFSGSVPLSIAVQQVATASQSFPLLAVPFFVLAGHMMNKSGITARLIDCSNVLVSWMAGGLAQVSIVLSTLMGGVSGSAVADAAMEARILGPSLIARGYSRGFTAAVIAVSSLITATIPPSLGLILYGFVGEVSIGRLFLAGLVPGLLMMAFLMVTVWIIAKRRNYRPEMARRPNAREVGTALWQAKWAILFPLALLVAIRGGVFAPSEVGAFAVVYAGLVGFLAHRELDWAGLRTALKEALVDTGMIMLIILMSGMVGYAIIIEQAPQSIATAMTTLTQEPVLIVALILVFLFVAGLFVESTVLVLLLTPIFLPIVKQLHVDPVHFGILMMTIVTLGSMTPPVGVAMYTVCSLLKTPIEKYVVESLPLIGAVLLLVVILTLSPSLVLFLPNLLM from the coding sequence GTGACCCTGCTCGCCGTCACCTTCTTCGTGCTGATGCTGCTCGGCATGCCGATCGCCTTCGCCATCGGCATCGCCGGCTTCAGCTTCTTCCTGTTCTCCGGCTCGGTGCCGCTGTCGATCGCGGTGCAGCAGGTGGCCACCGCCTCGCAGAGCTTCCCGCTGCTGGCGGTGCCGTTCTTCGTGCTGGCCGGCCACATGATGAACAAGTCGGGCATCACCGCGCGGCTGATCGACTGCTCCAACGTGCTGGTGTCGTGGATGGCCGGCGGGCTCGCCCAGGTCAGCATCGTCTTGTCGACGCTGATGGGCGGCGTCTCCGGCTCGGCCGTCGCCGACGCCGCGATGGAGGCGCGAATCCTCGGCCCCAGCCTGATCGCCCGCGGCTATTCGCGCGGCTTCACCGCGGCCGTCATCGCGGTCTCCTCGCTGATCACCGCCACCATCCCCCCCAGCCTCGGCCTGATCCTCTACGGCTTCGTCGGCGAGGTCTCGATCGGCCGGCTGTTCCTGGCCGGGCTGGTCCCCGGCCTGCTGATGATGGCCTTCCTGATGGTCACGGTCTGGATCATCGCCAAGCGCCGCAACTACCGGCCGGAGATGGCCAGGCGCCCGAACGCGCGCGAGGTGGGGACCGCGCTGTGGCAGGCGAAGTGGGCGATCCTGTTCCCGCTGGCGCTGCTGGTGGCGATCCGCGGCGGGGTGTTCGCCCCGTCGGAGGTCGGCGCCTTCGCGGTGGTCTATGCCGGGCTGGTCGGCTTCCTCGCCCACCGCGAACTCGACTGGGCGGGGCTGCGGACCGCGCTGAAGGAGGCGCTGGTCGACACCGGCATGATCATGTTGATCATCCTCATGTCCGGCATGGTCGGCTATGCCATCATCATCGAGCAGGCGCCGCAGAGCATCGCCACCGCGATGACCACGCTGACCCAGGAGCCGGTGCTGATCGTCGCCCTGATCCTGGTGTTCCTGTTCGTCGCCGGCCTGTTCGTCGAAAGCACCGTGCTGGTGCTGCTGCTGACCCCGATCTTCCTGCCGATCGTCAAGCAGCTGCACGTCGACCCGGTCCACTTCGGCATCCTGATGATGACCATCGTCACCCTCGGCTCGATGACGCCGCCGGTGGGCGTGGCGATGTACACGGTGTGCAGCCTGCTGAAGACGCCGATCGAAAAATACGTCGTCGAATCGCTGCCGCTGATCGGCGCGGTCCTGCTGCTGGTCGTGATCCTGACGCTGTCGCCCAGCCTGGTCTTGTTCCTGCCCAACCTGCTGATGTAG
- a CDS encoding glutathione S-transferase family protein yields the protein MSELIIWTLDWVPEGPRGFVRDLRLRWACEEAGLRYAVRTVAFDDRATNHLARQPFGQVPFLDDGDVKMFESGAALLHLARKSDRLMPSDPAGEAETLQWVIAALNSIEMVSVPWWFLEVTGAKENHLTGWLESRLGHLERVLSEREWLAAGRFTVADLLMADVLRVDRVRCFGSRPATEAYVARATDRPAFAKAYADQIGHFEAADAVRRARPAD from the coding sequence ATGTCTGAGTTGATCATCTGGACCCTGGACTGGGTGCCGGAGGGCCCGCGCGGCTTCGTGCGCGATCTTCGGCTGAGATGGGCCTGCGAGGAAGCCGGGCTGCGCTATGCCGTCCGAACGGTCGCGTTCGATGACCGCGCGACCAACCATCTCGCGCGCCAGCCGTTCGGCCAGGTCCCGTTCCTGGACGACGGCGACGTGAAGATGTTCGAGAGCGGCGCGGCACTGCTGCATCTGGCGCGCAAGAGCGACCGGCTGATGCCGTCCGATCCGGCCGGGGAGGCGGAGACGCTGCAGTGGGTGATCGCCGCGCTCAACTCGATCGAGATGGTGAGCGTGCCGTGGTGGTTCCTGGAGGTGACCGGCGCGAAGGAGAACCATCTGACCGGCTGGCTGGAAAGCCGCCTCGGCCATCTGGAGCGCGTGCTGAGCGAGCGGGAATGGCTGGCGGCCGGCCGCTTCACGGTCGCGGACCTGCTGATGGCGGATGTGCTGCGCGTGGACCGGGTGCGCTGCTTCGGCAGCCGGCCGGCCACCGAGGCCTATGTCGCACGCGCGACGGATCGCCCCGCATTCGCCAAGGCCTACGCCGACCAGATCGGCCATTTCGAAGCGGCCGACGCCGTGCGGCGGGCAAGGCCGGCGGACTGA
- a CDS encoding alpha/beta fold hydrolase yields MLRTAAAFVVAFAALPAIAPAMAYDEDRWMTIPEPAPMPEPASTGMAPVNGIEMYYATYGAGDPVLLIHGGLGYADIWGAQVADLMQDHLVIVADSRGHGRSTRTEEPFGYDLMASDYVALLDYLGIDRVDLVGWSDGGIIGIDIAMSHPERLGRLFAHAANITTDGVDPAVETDAVFGTYIERMAEVYARVSPTPDQFDAFVEQIAHMWASQPNWTDAQVATITVPTAIVLGDHDEAITRAHTDHMAAVIPGAEEIILPQVSHFAMLQAPDEYTAAVRAFIDRE; encoded by the coding sequence ATGCTGCGCACCGCTGCCGCGTTCGTCGTCGCATTCGCCGCCTTGCCGGCCATCGCCCCCGCGATGGCGTATGATGAGGACCGGTGGATGACGATCCCCGAGCCGGCGCCGATGCCGGAGCCGGCGTCGACCGGCATGGCGCCGGTCAACGGCATCGAGATGTACTACGCCACCTACGGCGCCGGCGACCCGGTGCTGCTGATCCACGGCGGGCTCGGCTATGCCGACATCTGGGGCGCGCAGGTCGCCGACCTGATGCAGGACCACCTGGTCATCGTCGCCGACAGCCGCGGCCACGGCCGTTCGACCCGCACCGAGGAGCCGTTCGGCTACGACCTGATGGCGTCGGACTACGTCGCCCTGCTCGACTATCTCGGCATCGACCGGGTCGACCTGGTCGGCTGGTCCGACGGCGGCATCATCGGCATCGACATCGCCATGAGCCATCCCGAGCGGCTCGGGCGCCTGTTCGCCCATGCCGCCAACATCACCACCGACGGCGTCGACCCGGCGGTCGAGACCGATGCGGTGTTCGGTACCTATATCGAGCGGATGGCCGAGGTCTACGCCCGCGTCTCGCCGACGCCCGACCAGTTCGACGCCTTCGTCGAGCAGATCGCGCACATGTGGGCCAGCCAGCCGAACTGGACCGACGCGCAGGTCGCCACGATCACCGTGCCGACGGCCATCGTGCTCGGCGACCACGACGAGGCGATCACCCGCGCCCACACCGACCACATGGCCGCGGTGATCCCGGGCGCGGAGGAGATCATCCTGCCGCAGGTCAGCCACTTCGCCATGCTGCAGGCGCCCGACGAATACACCGCCGCGGTGCGGGCGTTCATCGACCGGGAGTAG
- a CDS encoding GntR family transcriptional regulator, whose translation MRARPDLDNLGDAPGDDAQAGPEPAARRLFRALRNAIVSMELKPGQALSEKDIADRFGVSRQPVREAFIKLSEAGLVQVRPQRGTFVVKISAKQVRDARFVREAVEIAVARRACTAMTAAGIARLRQILDAQRRAATDADPARFLALDEAFHRALALGVECDYAWRVVEEVKAQMDRVRYLSLPQATPVARLIDQHAGIVDAVAVRDAAAAEAAVRVHLAEI comes from the coding sequence ATGCGGGCGCGGCCCGACCTCGACAATCTGGGCGACGCCCCCGGCGACGACGCACAGGCCGGGCCGGAACCGGCGGCGCGGCGGCTGTTTCGCGCGCTGCGCAACGCCATCGTCAGCATGGAGCTGAAGCCCGGCCAGGCGCTGTCGGAGAAGGACATCGCCGACCGCTTCGGCGTCAGCCGGCAGCCGGTGCGCGAGGCGTTCATCAAGCTGAGCGAGGCCGGGCTGGTGCAGGTGCGCCCGCAGCGCGGCACCTTCGTGGTGAAGATCTCCGCCAAGCAGGTGCGCGACGCCCGTTTCGTCCGCGAGGCAGTGGAGATCGCGGTGGCGCGCCGCGCCTGCACCGCCATGACCGCGGCCGGCATCGCCAGGCTGCGCCAGATCCTCGACGCGCAGCGCCGCGCCGCGACCGACGCCGACCCCGCCCGCTTCCTGGCGCTGGACGAGGCCTTCCACCGCGCGCTGGCGCTGGGGGTGGAATGCGACTACGCGTGGCGCGTGGTCGAGGAGGTGAAGGCGCAGATGGACCGCGTGCGCTATCTCAGCCTGCCGCAGGCCACCCCGGTGGCGCGGCTGATCGACCAGCACGCCGGGATCGTAGACGCGGTCGCGGTCAGGGACGCCGCGGCGGCGGAGGCGGCGGTGCGGGTGCACCTGGCCGAGATCTGA
- a CDS encoding Dabb family protein has protein sequence MIRHAALFRLHHPTGSAAEADFLRALAALDSIPGVEDFRIARETSPKNPYTYAVSMNFADHAAYRHYNDHPQHVAFVQDRWLPEVAEFMEHDTEAL, from the coding sequence ATGATCCGCCACGCCGCCCTGTTCCGCCTGCACCATCCCACGGGTTCGGCCGCCGAGGCCGATTTCCTGCGCGCGCTCGCCGCGCTGGATTCCATTCCCGGCGTCGAGGATTTCCGCATCGCGCGCGAAACCAGCCCGAAGAATCCCTACACCTACGCCGTCTCGATGAACTTCGCCGACCATGCCGCCTACCGGCACTACAACGACCACCCACAGCACGTCGCCTTCGTGCAGGACCGCTGGCTGCCGGAGGTGGCCGAGTTCATGGAGCACGACACGGAAGCGCTGTAG
- a CDS encoding TRAP transporter small permease yields MLKWLARAEVAIGMALLAAICCLVFAAGLLRSFGHPLIWSVDMAQLLFIWTSFIGADIALRSKVHIGMDLLVRPFPLRLRIAVELLLALAALAFLLTMTVEGYGLMMQNIERIYGDSGISYAWVTGAVPAGCLLLALTLAGHMIAVIRRWRGAPTLVFSDPDHGEIEDVL; encoded by the coding sequence ATGCTGAAATGGCTGGCCCGGGCGGAGGTGGCGATCGGCATGGCGCTGCTGGCCGCGATCTGCTGCCTGGTGTTCGCCGCCGGGCTGCTGCGCAGCTTCGGCCACCCGCTGATCTGGTCGGTCGACATGGCCCAGCTGCTGTTCATCTGGACCAGCTTCATCGGCGCCGACATCGCGCTGCGCAGCAAGGTGCACATCGGCATGGACCTGCTGGTGCGCCCGTTCCCGCTGCGCCTGCGCATCGCGGTCGAGCTGCTGCTGGCGCTGGCCGCCCTGGCCTTCCTGCTGACCATGACGGTCGAGGGCTACGGGCTGATGATGCAGAATATCGAGCGAATCTACGGCGACAGCGGCATCAGCTATGCCTGGGTCACCGGCGCGGTGCCGGCCGGCTGCCTGCTGCTGGCGCTGACCCTGGCCGGCCATATGATCGCAGTCATACGGCGCTGGCGCGGCGCGCCGACGCTGGTGTTTTCCGACCCGGACCACGGCGAGATCGAGGACGTGCTGTGA